In Methanosphaera sp. ISO3-F5, a genomic segment contains:
- a CDS encoding glycosyltransferase family 39 protein, which produces MSVPPVFSLLVSVPFQLGFVSETSMFVVSGILFFFLVIGIFLLFNKYFDEEVSFVGSLIFSMFSLVVTWALTGATDVPALCFSVWALYCTIKGLENDFKYYYLAILFFVLAFFTRFTEGFILIVMGFYLLLNFDDFKRQLTFRRVCSVVVYCIIIAGIISGVYISFQGTIPFISQFLEVSSSSQVSSINVGYDLNPFYYFQNLPQYLTSNAISNEYFSNLSISYNSPTVLSYVLLALVAVYIVKFASNLVCYDKEKIDYRYLKVSFIVLLSIIAIISYNHVSYIITELLFTSILLLYYKWLPDKDNQMDYVMFLWMGIFIIMHSYHPVKVDRYIIPILIPITYFICKSTKNIFKDKKKTLTTLTIILILLIPINAIYITSITQEPPHTHEEKLASNYLKDYDPQYKKYNISSDRGVTYSWYLKKYTYTTIPRVLKANNENLTDKLKSINAKYYIDSTSNLTNITGYHPIYDNNKENIRIKIYECD; this is translated from the coding sequence TTGAGTGTTCCACCAGTGTTTTCATTGCTTGTTTCTGTTCCTTTTCAGTTGGGCTTTGTTTCTGAAACTTCAATGTTTGTTGTTTCAGGTATTTTATTCTTTTTCCTTGTTATTGGAATTTTCTTATTGTTTAATAAGTATTTTGATGAGGAAGTGTCATTTGTTGGTAGTTTGATTTTTTCAATGTTTTCACTTGTTGTGACCTGGGCTTTAACTGGTGCTACTGATGTTCCTGCATTATGTTTTAGTGTTTGGGCTTTGTATTGTACTATCAAGGGTTTGGAGAATGATTTTAAGTATTATTATTTGGCTATATTATTCTTTGTCCTAGCATTTTTCACCAGGTTTACTGAGGGTTTTATTCTTATTGTTATGGGTTTTTATCTTTTGTTGAATTTTGATGATTTTAAGAGGCAGTTAACTTTCAGACGTGTTTGTAGCGTAGTGGTATATTGTATTATTATTGCTGGTATTATCAGCGGAGTTTATATTAGTTTTCAGGGCACAATTCCTTTTATTAGTCAATTTTTAGAGGTGTCTAGTAGTAGTCAGGTTTCAAGTATTAATGTGGGTTATGATTTAAATCCGTTTTATTATTTCCAGAATTTGCCCCAGTATTTAACAAGTAACGCGATTTCTAATGAATATTTTAGTAATTTGTCCATTAGTTATAATAGTCCTACTGTTTTATCGTATGTGCTTTTGGCTTTAGTTGCTGTTTATATTGTTAAGTTTGCTTCTAATTTGGTATGTTATGATAAGGAGAAGATAGATTATAGGTATTTGAAAGTTTCGTTTATAGTGCTTTTATCAATAATTGCAATAATTAGTTATAATCATGTATCTTATATAATAACAGAATTACTCTTTACGTCCATACTATTATTATATTATAAATGGCTTCCAGATAAAGATAACCAGATGGACTATGTTATGTTTTTATGGATGGGAATTTTCATTATAATGCATTCTTATCATCCGGTAAAAGTTGATAGATACATAATACCAATACTAATACCAATAACATACTTCATATGCAAATCAACCAAAAACATATTCAAAGACAAAAAGAAAACACTAACCACACTAACAATAATACTAATACTACTAATACCAATAAACGCAATTTACATAACATCAATAACACAGGAACCACCACATACACACGAAGAAAAACTAGCAAGCAACTACCTGAAAGACTACGACCCACAATACAAAAAATACAACATATCATCAGACAGAGGAGTAACATACAGTTGGTACCTGAAAAAATACACATACACAACAATACCAAGAGTACTCAAAGCAAACAATGAAAACTTAACAGATAAACTAAAAAGCATAAACGCAAAATACTACATAGACTCAACAAGCAACCTCACAAACATAACAGGATACCACCCCATATACGATAACAACAAAGAAAATATCAGAATAAAAATATACGAGTGCGATTAA
- a CDS encoding glycosyltransferase family 39 protein has translation MINNIKTFITDNKKDLLYILALSIFLLIITIPKLYAQYNIGIGNWDTYLYLENGRVFAKMGWGDVPSIAPVLPIILSKMFLIAGHTYKEAIFNIDAVFYIIGILSFYLLLRLKFNENISFIGSVIFSTFTLLYSWVAIGGNDIIGVTGTILTVYLFIIAHKFNHKWYLLAFPIAAYAFLSRYTAGVMIFTLLFYLIINRVNLHEIKHIIVGGILGVISVSWFLYQFYIHLGTAFPFLGQFSGTVSNTVVLDSGFLPDSWYYINHLPNYLMSYVPNVDTFNAIVNPMGNMPSIIAYAYILLFLLGFILLFYKLYDAVKSSKHELNGISKIGIGLSLVLFIIFLFTLGSISYIFSSVIFLIILFIYWKVLEPYDIKDLDYELVMISLFVTYLIFQSILFTKNDRYFITVLPFIAYFITYAIDSLFTYLSKYEHGIKLRKIATVVIVLALLFNTLLFVGEIPTRNDYEDIGDACEWLFENRHINNTTYVHSDNWPAVTWYLNIYAQRGVINTSNVSARVKFAEEILTYSPEHQPSSYYLDTTSSVKYDYPGLNLIKQVGSVGIYENKYLNKGYDYLRTEDYNNKLRNDINEYNRTHDNYV, from the coding sequence ATGATTAATAATATAAAAACTTTTATCACAGATAATAAAAAGGATTTACTATACATTTTAGCATTATCCATTTTTTTACTAATAATTACCATTCCCAAATTATATGCCCAATATAATATTGGAATAGGAAACTGGGACACATACCTCTATTTAGAAAATGGTAGAGTTTTTGCTAAAATGGGCTGGGGTGACGTTCCCAGCATTGCTCCAGTACTGCCAATAATTCTATCAAAAATGTTCCTGATAGCCGGCCACACATACAAGGAAGCAATATTCAATATTGATGCAGTATTTTATATTATAGGAATATTATCATTTTATTTACTTTTAAGACTAAAATTTAATGAAAATATTAGTTTTATTGGAAGTGTCATCTTTTCAACATTTACTTTATTATACTCATGGGTTGCAATCGGTGGAAATGACATTATAGGAGTTACTGGAACAATTCTTACAGTATACCTGTTTATTATTGCCCATAAATTCAACCACAAATGGTATTTGTTAGCATTCCCTATTGCTGCATATGCATTCCTTTCAAGATATACTGCGGGAGTGATGATTTTTACATTACTATTTTATCTTATTATTAATAGAGTAAACCTTCATGAGATAAAACACATCATTGTTGGCGGAATTTTAGGTGTTATTAGTGTTAGCTGGTTCTTATACCAGTTTTATATTCATCTTGGAACAGCTTTCCCATTTTTAGGACAGTTCAGTGGAACCGTTTCTAATACAGTTGTTTTAGATTCAGGTTTTCTTCCGGATAGCTGGTATTATATTAATCACTTACCTAACTACTTAATGAGTTATGTTCCAAATGTAGATACTTTTAACGCCATTGTTAATCCTATGGGAAATATGCCATCCATTATAGCATATGCATATATCCTATTATTCCTGTTAGGATTCATATTACTCTTTTATAAATTATATGATGCCGTTAAAAGCAGCAAACATGAATTAAATGGTATTAGTAAGATAGGGATTGGATTATCATTAGTGTTGTTTATAATTTTCCTGTTTACGTTAGGATCTATATCATACATTTTTAGTTCAGTCATCTTTTTGATCATATTATTCATATATTGGAAAGTCTTAGAACCATATGATATTAAAGACTTAGACTATGAACTAGTAATGATTTCACTGTTTGTAACATACCTGATATTTCAGTCTATATTGTTTACAAAGAATGACAGGTACTTTATCACAGTACTTCCATTCATAGCATACTTTATTACATATGCCATAGATTCATTGTTTACTTATTTAAGTAAATATGAGCACGGAATTAAATTAAGAAAAATAGCAACAGTAGTTATTGTATTGGCGTTACTGTTTAATACTTTGCTGTTTGTAGGTGAAATTCCTACAAGAAACGATTATGAGGATATAGGTGATGCATGTGAGTGGCTCTTTGAAAATAGACATATAAATAATACGACTTATGTTCATTCGGATAATTGGCCCGCAGTTACATGGTACTTGAATATATATGCTCAGCGTGGCGTGATAAACACGAGTAATGTGTCAGCGCGTGTGAAATTTGCTGAGGAAATATTAACGTATTCTCCGGAACATCAGCCATCATCATATTATCTTGACACAACAAGCAGTGTAAAATATGATTATCCTGGCTTAAATTTAATTAAACAAGTTGGAAGTGTTGGAATATATGAGAATAAGTATTTGAATAAGGGTTATGACTACCTGAGGACTGAAGATTATAATAATAAACTAAGAAATGATATAAACGAGTATAATAGGACGCATGATAATTATGTATGA